The Gemmatimonadaceae bacterium genomic interval GTTCGCTCGTCACGTCCACTCGCGGGCAGCCGACCGGCACCATCTTCGCGCTTGGGTTCCGGGCCGGCAGCTACATCGCGCAGGCGTCGAAGCGGGGCGAGATCTAGGCGCCGATCAATAGGCTCCGACAGCGAAAAACTCGTCGGGGATACCGGGGGAACGGGGAGGGCCGTGCGGACAGCACGATCCTCCCCGTTTCCCCGATCCCCCGACGAGTTTTTTCTTTGATCTGACTACGGCACCGCTGCGCCCGGTCCGTAGGGGGCACAGAGCGGGTCGCCGATGATCAGGTCCTTCCAGAGAATCATCGGCGACGCCGCGTAGAACGCCTCGGCGAGCGTCGCCCCGCGAAGGTAGCGGTCGAAGAGGATCTCCGGCTTCGCGAGCGCGTAGGTATACGGCTCGCTCACATAGCCCTTCACACCGGTCACGCCCTGCGCGATGAGATCCACGATGCGGCTCTGGCCACCGGTGACCGGGCCAAAGGTCCGCGCGCTGGTGGAGACAAACGTTTCGGCGAGCGCCCCGGGGAGGAAACGCACGGCGTGATAGGCCGTGCTGTCGAAGTGGCTGTCGTTGCTCCCCCAGCTCACGTAGCCCATGACCGGTCCGGCGGGGGCCACAAAGCGTTCGCTCGAGTCGATCTGCGAGACGTAGCCCAGCAAGCGTACACCGAATGCGGCGGCGTAGAGCCGCGCGTTCATCTCGGCGTAGCCATCGTTTCCGCGTCGCAGCGGGGCCGCATCGAAGTAGAAGGGCCCGCCCACCGACCGGGCCGCGGTGGCCCGATCGACCAACGCGAGACAATTGGCCACGACATCACAGTCGAGACGCGTCACGAGGAACATGCCGTACGCGTCGCTGTTGAACGGGCCGCGCGCGTTGTAGTACGGATTGCGATACTGCCGGATCCACGCCGTATCGAGCCCCACCATGGGCGGGATCGGGAGATTCATCCCTGCCAGCAGCGCATCCACACTGTAGCCGTTCTTGCGCGCCACGCGAATGGGGACACCGGTGGTGAGCAGGATGAAGTCCACCCGATGTGGCAGCGACTCGATCACCGCGCGCACCGGGCGCACGATCCCCGTCTGAAAGTCGATCTCGCCAATCTCGTCGCCGACCGGCACGTCGATCGTCACGACATTTTCGGGAGGAATACGCCGCTGCGCGATGTAGTAGCGCCCCACCGTGTCGCTCGCCGGGCTGCGGCGGTTGATCACGACCAGGGTGCGCTCGGCGCCGCTCTGCGGCGCCGGTTTGCCGGTTTGGTGTGGTGCTTCGCACGCGGCGAGCAGCCACACCAGCACCGCGAGCACGACCGCGCGAATCAGGTCGTGACCTCGGGCATCGGCGCGGTCACGGCCGCGACGGGGCGAACCGCGGCCCGCAGCATGGTGAGCGCCGCATACACCACCACCGCAATCACCAGCCAGCGGAGCAGCTCGATCGGGAGCGACGTCACCAGCAGCGCCGCAACCAACACACCGGGGATCCCGCCAATCGCGAGCCCCAACGCCGGCTGATCCACCTGATTGCGCCGCTTCACGAAGGCGAGACAGCCCAGCAATGCGGCAAAGGCACCACTGCCCATCATGATGGGAAAGGCCGCGCGCGGGTCCATGCCAAGCGCACTGAGCAACACGAACGTGGGGCCGTAGTTGCCGATGCCCAGCATGATCAGCGCACCGAGCACGAAGTTCACGCCGAGCGCGAGCCAGAGGGCCGAGCCACTCAGCGCGAGCGCCGTCCCTCCGACGGGCATCTTGTTGAGCTGCGCGATCGTCATGAAGAGCGCCGCCAGGAGCAACCCGACGCCCATGCCGAGCTGGATGGGGCGTCGCGGCAATCGCGAGACCACGCCGGCCCCCAACCAGCCCCCGGCGAGCGCCGTGGCGATCATCGACAGCAGCAGCGTGCTGTCGATCTGAATCTTCGAGATGAAGATGACCGCCTGCGCGACCACGCCGAGGGTCAGCCCGACGATCATCGTGCCGGGCAGGCGCTCATCCGGCACCATGCGCAGCGCACGGAACGCCGTGGTGGTCGTGGCCAGTGACCCGATCCCCAGCGTGTCGAAGAAGCTGACCAGAAAGCCAATGGCCAGCTGTACCGGCGTCGGCCACCGAACGGGCGTCGCGGCCGCACGTATCGCCTGCCCCCAGCGCACCACAAAGAGCGTCGCGAGGACGAGGATCGCGGTGAGCAGGAGCGTGCGAATGTCGGGCATACGCCCAAAGTACTGCCCGCCGCCGCGGTGCGCTTTGTGTGTCTAGGTCGACACCGTCAATGCCCGAGCGATCACGACGGCTAGCTCCTCGAACTGGAAGGGTTTCTGCACAAACCCCAGGACACCCTTCCCCACCAGGCCGTCGAGCGCGGCGGCTTCCGAGTAGCCGCTCATCAGGATGATGCGGGCGTGCGGCCAGTCACGGTGCAACTCTCGAACCGTGGCGCGACCGTCCAGGTGCGGCATCGTGAGATCCATCAGCACCAGGGGGTCCCGATCGTGGTACTCCTGGAACAGGGTGAGGGCCGCCCGTCCGTCAGGCGCCGAGCGGACCTCGAAGCCCATCTGGCGCAGCATGGCGCTGGCCACCGCGCGCACGCTCTCCTCGTCTTCGACGACCAGCGCCATGGCTCCCGGCCCCGGACGCGGCACAAACGCGGGCACATCGCGCACCGTCGTCGCCCGCTCAGCCGCGGGAAAGAGGAGCTTGAAGGTGGAGCCTCGACCGGCCTCGCTATAGACGCGAATGGCCCCGCCGTGACCACGGACGATGCCCAGGACGGCGGCCAGCCCGAGCCCGCGCCCCGTGAACTTGGTGGTGAAGAAGGGATCGAAGATGCGGGCGCGCGTCTCGGGCGACATCCCCGCGCCCGTGTCCGACACCTCCAGCGTCACGTACAGCCCTTCCTGCAACCCCTCATCCACGAAGCTCTCGGCGAGATACTCGCGCTCACACCAGACCGCGCCGGTGGTCACCGAGATGATGCCGCTGCGATCGCCGATGGCTTCCGACGCGTTGATGATCAGGTTCATCACAACCTGACGGAGTTGCGAGCTGTCAGCGATACAGGCCGGCTGGTTCGGCATGAGATCCAACCGAAGCACGCACTTCTTGGAGATCGACACGTCGAGCAATCGGGCAATGCTCTCCACGAGTTCCGACAACACCACGGGCCCCGTCACGAACTGACCACGCCCCGAGTAGGCCAGCATCTGCCGCGTCAGTTCGGCGGCCTGCCGGGCACCATTGGCGGCCTCCCGGACCATGCGCGACGCTTCGGAATCGGACGCGCACTCCAGCAGGGCGAGGTCGCAGTAGCCCAGAATACTCGTCAGGATGTTGTTGAAGTCGTGCGCAATGCCGCCGGCGAGTACGCCGAGACTCTCCAGCTTTTGCGCCTGCATCAACTGCGACTCGAGTCGTTGCCGCTCGGCTTCCGCCTCACGCCGCCGGCGGATCTCCCGGTCCAGCTGCGCAATGCGCTGATTGAGCGCCGCATAGTGGACATCGGAGGTGCTCTTCGGGATCAGGCGCATCAGGAGCTTCGCCGACGACTCACCCTGACGTGGCGTCTGCACCCCGCAGTGCACCTGAAACGCCTCCACGCGCCCCGATGCCAGCCGAAATCGAAGTTGTCCGGGATGGGGCTCCCGGGACCCGGCACAGGCGTGCAAGTACCGACGCAGACGCTCGTGATCACCCTCGACCAGGTCCATCAGCGATTGGGCCGGCCTGGCCTGCATCCGCCACCCGAGGGCGCGGTACGCGGCGCGATTCGCGGCGAGGATCTCGCCATCCGGATGCACGAGCAACAGCTGATCCGGCAGCCAATCGGCTACGTCGTGAAAACGGCTGATCGGCACCGGTTAGCGGGCGAAGTATTCGCGGCCGGTGAGCGATCCCTCAGCGTCCGGCGGCTGGAGCTCCACCACCACGTGGCAGCCCCCGTCACCATTCGCGATGGTGGACTCGAGCACGACGCGCGCATACCCGAGATTCTCGGCGACAATCCCGCCGAAGACGTTGGAGGTCATCATGCACAGGGCCGGCCGCCCGATGACCGCGGCGCCAAAGGGACACGCCGTATTGCGTAGCACGATACGACGGCTATCGCGTGCCTCGATACTGAATCCGCCGCCAATGCGCCGTTTGAGATCGACGAGGACCTCCGCCACCTGCGCCTCGTCCAGTGTGGCGGTAGCGAGCCCGTCGCGGTACCCCGCATTGATCTCATCGGCGAGACGCTGCCCCACGACGCTGACCAGACCTTCCGCCTGATCGAGACCGACGACTTCCTCGAGGACGCCCGCAAGTTCACGAAGCACGCTCCGAAAGAACCCATCCCGTTCGAGTGGATGAGCGAGCTGGGCAATCGGCAAGGCTGCGCTGGACACATGGACTCCCGGATGCACCGTCCGACGAACGCGACCGCACCGCCGCTCGTCGAAACTGGGTACCCCTTTTCGATATGTCCATGCCGCCCGCGGGCTGCACGTGGGACGAACCGCCCGCGCGCCCAGCGACTACGCCGTCTTGGGCACCCGCCAGTAGTACCACTCACGCTGCGGCGTCCACCCCTGTTGCGCGGCGAGCTCCGCCCCACGAATGCACGTCTCCACCGGAACGGTCGCGGCCCGATAGAGCGCATCAAGTTCGAGCAGCATCTCCCGCGTTTCCGTGGTCAGCGGGCGCACGCGGATGCGGGTGGCCAGTTCATGGCGCACATCGGCGTCAGCGAGCGGGTCGTGCTGCGGATCGTCGCGTCGCGCGCCGGCGGTGATGCCGGCGGTGCGTTCGACATCGTCCACGATACGCGCCCACTGCGCGAGGAGCGCGGGGATGGTGAGTTTGGTGAGGGTCACCCCCGCAATCTACACGCGATGGTGCTCAGCGGCGCTCGGGCATCGGCATGGCGTGCGGCGCCGCAGCGGCCACAAAGGGCACCGGCGGCCGCGTCAACCGCTCCGGCGCCTTCCCCTGCACCACGCGATAGCTCGCATCGAGGGCCAGCGCCGCATGCGTGGTGGTCGTGCCCTTCGCATCGGGCCACACGATGCGCAGCGAGTCGAGCGTGGTGGCGCGATCGAGCCCCACGTGGAGCTGCAGCGTGCCGCTGCCGAACGAGCTGCCGCTGCCCACGGTGCGATGGAGGACGCGCGGTGTCCCGCCCGCCTGCGTTGTGAATAGCGTGACCCGCGCGCCAATCGCGGCGCGATTGGCCGTGGTGCCCTCGAGGTCGAGCGTCACCCAATGCCGCCCGGGCCAGCCGGGGTTCTCGAACAGGACGTTCTGATAAACGTCGCCCTCGTAGGCGCCGCCCATGACCATGTAGATGTCCTCGTCGCCGTCGCGATCGAGATCGGCAAAGGTGGCCGCGTGCCCCTTCTGGATATGCGCAAAGCCGCCGGCGAGCGAAACCTCCTCGAAGGCGCGCCCCTGCACGCTGCGGAACATGCGATTGGGAATCACCGACCGGAGATCGGGATTGCCGGTGCCGACGTAGAAGTCGAGCCAGCCGTCGTTATCGAGATCGCCATAGGCGCTGCCCATCGCAAAGATCACCTTGTCGGCGAGCCCCATCGCGCGCGTCACGTCGATGAACGTGCCATCGTGATTGTTGCGATAGAGGCGCGAACTCTCGACCGACATCGGCAGCGAATCTCCGGCGATCGCCGGGCGCCCGGCGCGCTGCACGAACTCCCGCGCCACGCCATCGTGCAGCGCCTGCCCGTTGCCGATGTCATAGCTCAGCACCAGGAGATCCTCCCAGCCATCCTGGTCGTAGTCCCAGAACCAGGTGGAGAAGCTCTGCACGGGGCGCGCGACACCGGCCGCCGCCGCGCGCTCTTCGAAGCGACCGCCGGTGTTGACGAACAGCTTGTTGGGTTCGCCCAGGATGGACACGTAGAGATCGGGGAAGCCGTCGTTGTTCACATCGCCCCAGGCGGCGCCCTTCACAAAGGCGTCCACGTTCACCCCAACCGTCTTCGCGACCTCGGTGAACGTGCCGTTCCGATTGTTCATCCAGAGTTCGCTCGGGTGCGATCGCCCGCCCTTCGCGCGATCCGATTCATGCCCCACGAACAGATCGACCCAGCCATCGCGATTGAAGTCGCCCCAGACGGCTGTCGGCGTGGGCGCCACGCGATACAGCCCGGCGGGGATCGTCACATCGGCGAACGTCCCCGGCCCCGTGCCGCGCAGGAGTGAACTGGGCTGCATCGTCGCATCGGCGAGCCACGCGCCACGCATGATGTAGATGTCGGTGCGGCCGTCGTTGTCGTAGTCGGCATGCGACACGTTGAGCCCACCCGTGATGCCGCGCACGCCACTCAACGCGACCTGATCGCCATAGCTCCCGCGGCCGTTGGCGACATACAGTTGCAGCGGGTCGCGAATCCCCCAGGCGGTGGCGAAGAGGTCCAGCAGGCCATCGCCATTGTAGTCCGCAATGGCGAGCCCGCCCGACAGCCCGTTCTCCGCCACACCGAGCTGGCCACCGATGTTGCGAAAGAGCGGAAACGCGGCGCGCTGCGCGGCCGTCGGTGCGAGCCCGGGAATGCGCAGCGGCGCCGGGATGCTGTCGGGATATCCGCCCAGCGCCATCCACGCGATGTTGAGCAGCCACCGATCGCCGAGGTCGTCGGGATACGCGCGCGTCAGCGCTGAATAGAGGGCTACCGACTTGCGGGCGCCTTCAGTCTTCTTGTGCTGCGCCCCGCCCTCGAGCGGGAGGATGCACGCATTGGCGGCGGTGCCATCGAGACAGTTCTCCTGCTCGCCGAAGCGCAGATTCGCGATGGCGAGCAGTTCGATCAGTGGTCGATTCTGCGCGTTGATTGTGTGCACGCTCGCGCCCACCTGCGCCGCGAGCATCTCGAGCAGGCCAATCGCCTCCTTCGACTGCCCCGCGAGCACGTACTCCTGCGCGAGCATATAGCGCCCCTCGAGATCGCTCCCCATGGTGCCGCTCTCGCGCAGCATCGTGGCCAGCTTCTCGGCGCGCGCGCGGTTGAGGAACGGGTTGCGCTCGGGCGCGGCCAGCGCGGCGCTGGCGAGGCGCGTGAGGCTGTCGGTCATCGCGGTCGTCCCGCGCACATCCGCCGAGTCGCGATCGTCTTCGGCGCTGGCGGAGCCGCAGCCGGTCAGCGCGAGAGTGGTGGTGACCATGACCGAACCAACGGCGCGGCGGAGCCGCACTCGAACCCGGTCATGTTGAACGGCGCTACGCGGCATGCCTCACCCCCGGCGGTGAATTCCCGAACCCGTGGGAATCTGCACGCGACCGAGGGAAGCGTTAGGGGCTGACCCGCCAAAAAGGGGCCGCCATCCGTTTTCCGGGATGTGTTACTTGTTTCCGGGCCGGCGCGGGTTCACGGCGATCGCCAGGTTGAGCCGCGTATCGTGCGTGTTGTAGCTGATCTGCAGATCGAAGCCGTTCGGCGTCGTCGTGTGATAGCTCTTGTACTGCGCCGCATGGATCTCCATGCCGTCACTGGTATCGACACGACTGGGGAGCCCACGCGTCGTGAGCGCGTCCTTCACCGCGTCGGTATCCCACGGCGAGATCCCGAACGAGATGTGATCGATCGCGCCGCCGCGACGCCCGGGCCCCTTGCCGAACTCGGGGTCTAGTGGGTTGCCACCGCGCACGATGATGTCCCCCACATCGCCGATCATGAGTTCGTTCTGGCTCCCTTCGTCGTACGTCGGTCCCCAGCCGAGCAGGTTCACGAAGAAGCTCACGCTCTTCTTGTAGTTCGTCGCGCCAAAGCTCAGGTGATCGAGCCACACGGTGTTCCAGCCGGTCGCCGCGAAGGGGAGCGGCGCACTGGGGGTACCCTTCGCCTTGGCGGCGGCGCGTTGCGCGGTGAGCCCTTTGCCGTTGCCGAGCGTGATGGCGAAGCCATCGGGTTCGGTGATGCGGTATGCCTCGTACGCGCCGTTCTTGACGGCCACGGGCTTGAGCCCGCGCGCGGTGAGCGCGGCTTCGACCGCCTTGGCGTTCCACGGCTCGATGTCGAACGCGAGCCCATCGACGAGCGCACGCGTGGGGGCCCGATTGCCGCGACCGGCGGCGGGCGCGGGGAACGAGTCGACCGGCGTGCGCACGAAGATCGCACTCCCCCAGTCGCCCATGTCCATCACGACCTGCTGCGGCGTTTCGCTGCGCACCCGCCAGCCCATGAGCGCGGTGTAGAACGCGGCTTCGGTGGCCGGATCGGCGACCTTGAAGCGGATATGATCCAGCGCCGTGGTGCGCCAGCCCGTCTTGGCGAACACCGCGGGAATTGAATCGGTGTTGCAGGCGGGCGTCCCGTACGCGCGGATGCAGCGGCCTTGAGCGGCGAGCGATCCAGCGGGGAGGGATTCAGCAGCGAGCGTCACGAGTGACGCGAGGAGCAAGCGGTGCGGCAGGCGCATGACCCGTTCCGGAGAGGGATCGGGAGAAGCTACGGCTTCTGTTGCAACCCCGCCAACAACGGCCCCAGCGTCATCGGGTCGAGCACATGCTCCCCATGGAAGGTGAGCTCGCGCGCCTGCGACTGAATGGAGCGCAGCGCGGCCACCGCCTGCGGGCGCGATTCGTCGGTGAGAAACGGGTCGTGATCGCCGGCGATGAACGTCACGTCCACCTGGCGCAGGCGCTCACGCAGCGCCTGCTGGGGCACGTCGGTCGCGAGGCCACCGGCCCACACCACGAAGGCGCTTGGCCGCACGACCCCCTGGGCGATCCAGCGCGTGGCCGTGGCGACGCCCTGCGAAAAGCCGAGGACGCCCACGGCTTCAACCGGCCGCGTGCCGATGACGGCGGCATGCACCGTATCGAGCCAGTGCAGCGTGTCGGCGATGTCGTCTTCGCGCGCTTCGCGGGTCATCCACGTGGCGCCCACCTTCTGCAGATGGCTGCCATCGGCCTTGGGCATGTCCCGATAGAACCGGTTCAGTCCCTCAGGCGCCACCACACACGTATCGGCCGGCACAAGCCCGTCGAACGGGCGCAGGAAGCGCGACGCCAACTGCCCATAGCCATGCAGCACGAACCAGACGCGACGCGCCTCATGGGGCTCAGCGCCAATGAGGGCGTAGCGCCCGGTGCGAACGGTGGCCTGCGCGAGCGTGCGGATGGGTTGGGTCATGGCAAGGAATATGACGCGGGTTGTCCCTTGCCGTCACGGTGCGGCCCTCGACGCGCCACCAGCGCACGCAGGGCTGCCGATGATGTGCGATGCATTGACCACGGTGACGCCGGTCAGCCGTGGTCCGCGCCCCCGCGCCCCGACGCCGCGTCGAACACCGCCATCTGCGTCGCCTTCCCGCGGACCAGCGCATGCGCCGTGCTCAATTGCGTGTCGTAGCGCAGCTGATGCCGCAGGACCGTCGAATCGCCAAAGACCAACCGGCCGATCCGCTCTTCGAGCGCGCGATCGATTTCGCTCGCCCCGGCCTGGACCAGCGCGGGATCGAGTGTGACCGAGTCCTTGGCCAATCGCGTCAGCACGGCCGCGCGCCAAGCCGGCTGGACGGCAAAATCGCTGCGCACCACACCGCGCTGCTGCTCAGCTACCGCCGTGAGCGCCGCAAAGTACTTCCCGTAGTGCGGGGCCAGCGCCTGTCGCAGCCGCTGCTCGGCCGTGGTGATCGTATCCGCCGAGAGAATCACGTCCGGCGTGATGGCGCCACCGCCGTACAGCGTGCGCCCCCCGCGACTCGCGAACGTGGGGCGAGCGCGGCGCGCCGCCGGCGTCTCCAGAGAATCCGGGGTGATCTCCACGTAGCGCCCGTTCCCATCGAAGCGCCGCGGCTTCTGAATGCTCCGGCCCGACGGCGTGAACCAGCGCCCGGTGGTGAGCTTGAGAGCGTAGCCGCCATCGAGTTCGAACACCGACTGCACCAGCCCTTTGCCGTAGGACGTGGTGCCAAGCACCAGCGCGCGGTCGTAGTCCTGCAACGCACCGGCGACGATCTCCGATGCCGAGGCCGACCCGCCATCCACCAGCACCGCCAGCGGCATCGACGGCGCCAACGGTGCCTGCTCGGCGCGCAGCACCTCATCGCCGGTGCGCTGCTTCACCGTCAGCAGCACCTCGCCCGCCGGCAGGAAGAGGTTCGCCAGCGAGAAGGCCTCGCCCACAATCCCGCCCGGATTGCCGCGCAGGTCGAGCACGAGCCCGTTCGCGCCCTGTCGCTGGAGCGACTGCACCGCGCGCGCGACATCCGCTGCGGTCTGCTCACCGAACTGCGTGACCGGCACGTACCCGACGCCATCACCCAGCATCATCGCGAAGGGCACGGATGACACGTGGACCTCGGCGCGGGCGAAGCGATGCGTGATGGGGGCCGTCACCCCGGCGCGCTGAAACTGCACCTGCACCGCCGTGCCGGTTTCGCCGAGCAGCTTGGCTTGCACGCGATCCACACTCCAGTTGCGGATCGGGATGCCGTCGATGGCGGTCAGGCGATCGCCCTCGCGCACGCCGCGCGCCGCGGCGGGCGTGTTCGGATAGACCTTGTCCACCATCACAAAGCCGTCGACCGGCGGGGTGAGCAGCATGCCGACACCCGAGTAGCGCCCGGCGGTACTGCGCAAGAAGGCGGCGCGATCGGCGGGGGTGAGCAGTTCGCTGTATGGATCGCCGAGTTCTCGCACGAGGCCACGCGCGGCCGCCTCGTACAGCGAATCGGCGGCACGGGCATCCACATGGCGCAGCGCCACCAGGGAGAGCACCTGATCGAGCAGCTGGGCGCCCCCGCGGGTGCGCGCCGCGGTGCGCACCCCGCCAGTGACGAGGGCGACGGTAAGCGCCGTGGCCACGAGGATCGTGGCGCGTCGCGCGAGCAGGCGAAGCCGCGTGGACATACGAGGGCGGGAGCAGGAGAGGGAGGGATTCTCGGACCTCTCCATGAGACGCCGCGGCGCCCGGAAGGGTTGCCTGCCCGGCCAAGGGTGTCACGTCGAACGCGTTGGCGGCTGGGACGAGACGCTGGGCCGTGAAGTGTGAGAGGGATCACGCCGAAGAGCGGAATAGGACTCCCGGACTCACGGGAGCGTGAGCCGACGGCGGCTCAGCCAATTCCTGCCTTCGGACCAATTGAATGTCCTCCTCTTCTCCTACGCCCTCACCAAAATCCGCCGGGCTGGCGCTCGCGTTGGTCGGTGTCGCGGTCGTCGCTCTGATGGCCACGCGCGCCGCCGTCGTGAAGACGCCCACGCTGTCGGCCGCGACGCGTCCCGCCCCGGCGGCCGCGTTCGCGACGGCATCGGCGGCGCCGAGTGCGGCACCGAGTGCGGCGACGAGTGTGGCGCCGACGGCGCCCGAGCCTGCCGCATCCGCGACGGTGACGACCGCGACCACGCCGGTGACGGCGCCGCCCCGCGCCTTCGCGGCAACGCCCGCCGCGAGCGCCCCCGTCGCCACCGCGCCCGCCGCGACCGTGCCAACACTCGACGCGCCACAAGCGACGGAAAGTGCGGTGAGCACCCGCGCGGCTGCTGCGGTGCCGGCCGTGATTGCCGTGGCGCCATCGCTCGTTGACGCCAGCGCGAAGGCGACGACCGCCGCGTGGCCGCCGGCTGGTGGCGTGCCCACGGCCGGCCCGGGCATCGCGCTGTCGCAGCTCCGCCTGCCGGGGCTCACCACCGAGTTCACCGACATCTCCGATATGTCGGGGGGCACGAGCGGCATGAGCGCGGCGCACGGCGCCCGTACGCATACCATCGTGAACGCGACGCTCGACTTGGAGCAGTTCGCCGGGTGGAAGGGCGCCACGCTCTTTGCCCAGCACAAGATGAAGCAGGGCGCCAACGGCTCCGGCGCCGCGGGGCTGATGCAGCACCATTCGAATATCGATGCCGACGACTTCCGCGCGGCCGGCGAGATCTGGCTCGAGCAGCGCCTCTTCAACGACGTGCTGCGCCTCAAAGCCGGTCGCCTCGACTTCAACACCGAATTTGCCGGCACCGACAACGGCGGGTCGTTCCTCAACGCGTCGATGGGCTACACGCCCGCCATCGCCGCGGCGCCCACGTTCCCGCTGCCGATCAATGCGTTCAACGTGATCGTCTCGCCGCGCGAACACAGCCGCTTCAGCCTCGGCGCCTTCGACGGCCGCGATGGCGCCCCCGCCATGGCCGGGTCGTCGTCGCGCTTCTACATCGGGCAGTTCAGCCAGGGCTGGTCACGCGGCGATGGCCGGGCGTTCGACGGGCGCGTATCACTGGGCTCCTGGCGCCACACCGGCATGTTCTCCGCCGCCGACGCTGATGCGGACGCGGAGCCCACCGTGCGTGGCACGGGCGGCTGGTATGGCACGATGGACCTCACGCTGTGGCGCGGCGCCGCCAGCGACAGCGGTGCCGATGATGCGCCGTCGGCGGCCATGTTCTTCCAGGTTGGCCGCGGCAATCCGCGCATCTCCGCCGTGGACGTGCATCAGGGGCTCGGGCTCGTGACGAGCGGCCTCGTGCCGCACCGTCAGAGCGACGCGATCGGCTTCGGCGTCACCCATGCGTCGTGGAGCGGCGGTCGGGAGACGATCGGTGAAGCGTTCTGTCAGGCGCCGTTGGGGTCGCACGTCACGTTGGTGGCCGACCTGCAGCGGGTGAATCACTTCGACAGCTTTGGCCAGCGCAACGGCTTCATCCCCAACCTGCGCACGATCGTGAAGTTCTGATCGCGCACGCAGGTCACGGAACGCGTCTGCTGCCCCCCGGCCGCGACGCCAGCGGGGCATGTCGGTACTTTACTGGCATGCCCCGCGTCCACATCCGCACGCCCGTCCGCCACTGGCGCCGGTGCGGCGTCGCGCTGCTGCTCCTGTTGAGCAGCTGTCGGTGGCTGTCGGCGGGTGATCCGGCGCCCTTCGCGCCCACGCCGGCTGCCGGCCAGCGCGTGCTCTCGTTCTGCGCGAGCGTGTGCGCGGATTCGGTGGACGTCGTGGCACTTGGCGTGGATGGCTATCTCATCGTGCCGTGGCGCGATACCACCCGCCTGGTGATGACGCCCCCGTCGTACAGCAATCCATCGCTCTGGCACCTGGCGCTGCGCGACTGGTGGTGGGGCACGCGGCCCAACACCGCGCGCATCGCCGCCGGACTCGCCGCAGTCCCCACCGCCACCGCGCGGCTGACACAGGTGCGCGCGGTGCTGGTGGGGCATGGTCACTACGACCACGCGCTCGATCTGCCATCGCTGCTGCCACGCCTGCCGCATGCCACGGTGTACGGCAGCGCGACCGTCGCCCACCTGCTTCGCCCCGCCGTGGGGACCGCCGCTGGTGGCGTGGTGGCGGTCACACCGGGTCAAGCCGTGCCGATCGGCCCGGTGCTCCGCGCGCAGGCGCTGGCGTGGGGTCACGCACCGAATGTCGCCGGCTG includes:
- a CDS encoding methanogen output domain 1-containing protein gives rise to the protein MLRELAGVLEEVVGLDQAEGLVSVVGQRLADEINAGYRDGLATATLDEAQVAEVLVDLKRRIGGGFSIEARDSRRIVLRNTACPFGAAVIGRPALCMMTSNVFGGIVAENLGYARVVLESTIANGDGGCHVVVELQPPDAEGSLTGREYFAR
- a CDS encoding VOC family protein — encoded protein: MRLPHRLLLASLVTLAAESLPAGSLAAQGRCIRAYGTPACNTDSIPAVFAKTGWRTTALDHIRFKVADPATEAAFYTALMGWRVRSETPQQVVMDMGDWGSAIFVRTPVDSFPAPAAGRGNRAPTRALVDGLAFDIEPWNAKAVEAALTARGLKPVAVKNGAYEAYRITEPDGFAITLGNGKGLTAQRAAAKAKGTPSAPLPFAATGWNTVWLDHLSFGATNYKKSVSFFVNLLGWGPTYDEGSQNELMIGDVGDIIVRGGNPLDPEFGKGPGRRGGAIDHISFGISPWDTDAVKDALTTRGLPSRVDTSDGMEIHAAQYKSYHTTTPNGFDLQISYNTHDTRLNLAIAVNPRRPGNK
- a CDS encoding response regulator: MPISRFHDVADWLPDQLLLVHPDGEILAANRAAYRALGWRMQARPAQSLMDLVEGDHERLRRYLHACAGSREPHPGQLRFRLASGRVEAFQVHCGVQTPRQGESSAKLLMRLIPKSTSDVHYAALNQRIAQLDREIRRRREAEAERQRLESQLMQAQKLESLGVLAGGIAHDFNNILTSILGYCDLALLECASDSEASRMVREAANGARQAAELTRQMLAYSGRGQFVTGPVVLSELVESIARLLDVSISKKCVLRLDLMPNQPACIADSSQLRQVVMNLIINASEAIGDRSGIISVTTGAVWCEREYLAESFVDEGLQEGLYVTLEVSDTGAGMSPETRARIFDPFFTTKFTGRGLGLAAVLGIVRGHGGAIRVYSEAGRGSTFKLLFPAAERATTVRDVPAFVPRPGPGAMALVVEDEESVRAVASAMLRQMGFEVRSAPDGRAALTLFQEYHDRDPLVLMDLTMPHLDGRATVRELHRDWPHARIILMSGYSEAAALDGLVGKGVLGFVQKPFQFEELAVVIARALTVST
- a CDS encoding CRTAC1 family protein encodes the protein MVTTTLALTGCGSASAEDDRDSADVRGTTAMTDSLTRLASAALAAPERNPFLNRARAEKLATMLRESGTMGSDLEGRYMLAQEYVLAGQSKEAIGLLEMLAAQVGASVHTINAQNRPLIELLAIANLRFGEQENCLDGTAANACILPLEGGAQHKKTEGARKSVALYSALTRAYPDDLGDRWLLNIAWMALGGYPDSIPAPLRIPGLAPTAAQRAAFPLFRNIGGQLGVAENGLSGGLAIADYNGDGLLDLFATAWGIRDPLQLYVANGRGSYGDQVALSGVRGITGGLNVSHADYDNDGRTDIYIMRGAWLADATMQPSSLLRGTGPGTFADVTIPAGLYRVAPTPTAVWGDFNRDGWVDLFVGHESDRAKGGRSHPSELWMNNRNGTFTEVAKTVGVNVDAFVKGAAWGDVNNDGFPDLYVSILGEPNKLFVNTGGRFEERAAAAGVARPVQSFSTWFWDYDQDGWEDLLVLSYDIGNGQALHDGVAREFVQRAGRPAIAGDSLPMSVESSRLYRNNHDGTFIDVTRAMGLADKVIFAMGSAYGDLDNDGWLDFYVGTGNPDLRSVIPNRMFRSVQGRAFEEVSLAGGFAHIQKGHAATFADLDRDGDEDIYMVMGGAYEGDVYQNVLFENPGWPGRHWVTLDLEGTTANRAAIGARVTLFTTQAGGTPRVLHRTVGSGSSFGSGTLQLHVGLDRATTLDSLRIVWPDAKGTTTTHAALALDASYRVVQGKAPERLTRPPVPFVAAAAPHAMPMPERR
- a CDS encoding sulfite exporter TauE/SafE family protein, translating into MPDIRTLLLTAILVLATLFVVRWGQAIRAAATPVRWPTPVQLAIGFLVSFFDTLGIGSLATTTTAFRALRMVPDERLPGTMIVGLTLGVVAQAVIFISKIQIDSTLLLSMIATALAGGWLGAGVVSRLPRRPIQLGMGVGLLLAALFMTIAQLNKMPVGGTALALSGSALWLALGVNFVLGALIMLGIGNYGPTFVLLSALGMDPRAAFPIMMGSGAFAALLGCLAFVKRRNQVDQPALGLAIGGIPGVLVAALLVTSLPIELLRWLVIAVVVYAALTMLRAAVRPVAAVTAPMPEVTT
- a CDS encoding TIGR03790 family protein: MLAVLVWLLAACEAPHQTGKPAPQSGAERTLVVINRRSPASDTVGRYYIAQRRIPPENVVTIDVPVGDEIGEIDFQTGIVRPVRAVIESLPHRVDFILLTTGVPIRVARKNGYSVDALLAGMNLPIPPMVGLDTAWIRQYRNPYYNARGPFNSDAYGMFLVTRLDCDVVANCLALVDRATAARSVGGPFYFDAAPLRRGNDGYAEMNARLYAAAFGVRLLGYVSQIDSSERFVAPAGPVMGYVSWGSNDSHFDSTAYHAVRFLPGALAETFVSTSARTFGPVTGGQSRIVDLIAQGVTGVKGYVSEPYTYALAKPEILFDRYLRGATLAEAFYAASPMILWKDLIIGDPLCAPYGPGAAVP